A segment of the Planktothrix serta PCC 8927 genome:
GAAGAAATTACCCAGGTTCAGCAATTAGTCTGTAAACTGCGAGCCGAAGTTGAACATAACTCCCCCCATTCTCCGCCTCATCTTGTCTCAAAAAAACAACTTCATCCTCAATCTTTAGCGATCAAATCTAATCATAAAATTTGGATTATTAGTCAAGATCAACTATTAATTCAGTCCGTACAAACAGCCGCTTTAAACTTAGGAATTGACACCCAAACTTTGACCGATTTATCGATTATAACTGAAATAAAATCCCTATCTCTGAGCGAACAAAATTCTCCCCTTGTATTTTTAGATTTTGATTTTTATTGTTCCTATAATTTATTAACCCAACTCACTCAGCAAACCCCCTCTATTCCCGTAATTGTTTTAACAGAAGAAAAAAACTTTACTCAACGGGTTAAAGTTGCTCAATCTGGCGGACAAGCATTTTTACAAAAGCCCGTGACTTCAGAACAAATCATTAAAGTCATGATGGATGTCTTACATCAAAGCTGTACATTAAATGCAAAAGTCCTGATTGTTGATGATGATTCCCAGATTCTCGAAACATTTCAAGCCCTACTTGAACCTTGGGGAATTCAAACTTTTACAGTAGAAGATCCTCGACATTTTTGGGAAATTCTCGAAGCAGCAACCCCAGATTTATTAATTTTAGATATTGAAATGCCTTATTTAGATGGCATTGAACTGTGTCAAGTTGTTCGGGCTGATTCCCGTTGGAAAAGTTTACCGATTATGTTTCTTACCGCCCACACAAATCGAGAAATACAACATCAAGTTTTTATGGTGGGTGCCGATGATTATTTAACAAAAACTACAGAAGCTTCTATTTTGGTGAATCGAATTTTAAATCGATTAAGGCGAACTCAAAGCTTGCGAGAATCTTCAGCAAAATTTTGATGGTCTATTCCCCCTTCTAATTGCTTTTTTGAAGTGATCATTAAAATCTATAAAACCCTTAAAATTTTATGAAAATGATTAATCAAAATTCCCAAACTGAAACTCAATTTATTGCTTCCTTACAAGCGGTTAATCAACGATTAATTCAAGAAATTCAAGAACGACAACGGGTTGAAGAAGCCTTACGAGAAAGTTCAGAACGCTTGAAAACCTTAATTAACGCCATGCCCGATTTAGTCTGTTTTAAAGATGGTTCAGGACGTTGGTTAGAAGCCAATCAAGCCATATTAGAACTATTTCAACTCAATACCTTAGATTATCAAGGAAAATCGGATACTGAATTAGCTGAATTAGTCGAACAAGTTCATGGCACTACTCTTTATCGAAATGCCTTAATCGCCTGTCAACAATCCGATGAACAAGCTTGGAAGACAAAACAGCTTTCTCAACAGGAAGAAATTATCCCAACTTCAGATGGAACCTTGAAAGTTTTTGATGTGATTAAAGTTCCTTTATTTAATCCCAATGGAGAACGCAAAGGATTAGTAATATTAGGACGAGATATTACAGAACGCCAAAAAACAGAAGATGCTTATAAACGATTGGCTGCGATTGTGGAATCCTCCGAAGATGGAATTATGGGCAAAACCATAGAAGGAAAAATTATGAGTTGGAATCAAGGGGCTGAACAAATTTATGGCTATTCCGAAGCCGAAGTTAAAGGTCGTTTATTTAGCTTTTTAACATTACCCGAAAGATTTAAAGAAATGCCCCAAATTTTAGCCAGTATTCAATCGGGGGGCAGTATTGATCATTATGAAACCGTTCATATTCGCAAAGATGGACAGCATATTGATGTATCCTTAACGATTTCTCCGATTAAAGATGCTCAGGGAAATATTACCGGACTTTCTACAATTTCCCGTGATATTAGTTATCGGAAAAGAATCGAAAAAACCTTAGAACAACTGCGTCATCAAAATGAATTGATTTTAGATTCAGCCGGAGAAGGAATTTGTGGTTTAAACCGAGAAGGAAAAATTACCTTTGCTAATCCAGCAGCCACTAGAATGACCGGATATACAGTGCGAGAACTACTGATGAGTGATTGGCACAAAATCACTGAAAAGGGGATTAATGTTTCCCCAATACCCTCCCAGACTTGGCAACAAAAACCGATTTCTGTCCCTCATAAAAACCCGGATCATCAACAAGATTCTCAGATTTTTGCTACCTTAAAAGATGGTCAAGTTCGTCATGTCACTGATGAAGTCTTTTGGCGACAGGATGGAACTTTTTTTCCCATCGAATATGTGAGCACTCCTATTGAAAATCAAGGGGAAATTATTGGGGCTGTGGTCACATTTAAAGATATTACAGAACGGCAAGCTATGGAGAAAATGAAAGATGAATTTATCTCTGTTGTTAGCCACGAACTCCGTACCCCGTTAACCTCAATTCATGGAGCATTAGGATTATTAGCCAGTGGATTATTAGATACTCAACCTGAACGGGCTAAACGAATGCTAGAAATTGCCGTTACCAATACAACGCGCTTAGTTCGTTTAATTAATGATATTCTCGATTTAGAACGGATGCAAGCCGGACAAATTACCCTCGATAAAAAAGCTTGTAATTTAGCCGATTTAATGCTTCAAGCCACTAATGAAATGATGGGAATAGCCGAAAAAACAGGGGTGAAGATATTAATGAAACCCCTAGACGTTCGAGTATGGGCAGCACCGGATCGAATTATTCAAATGTTAACGAATTTATTAAGTAATGCCATTCGATTTTCTAGCGTAGAAAGTTGTGTTTGGTTTAATGCCACCCGATCGCCTTCTTCCTTAGAAGTTTTGATTACTGTTCAAGACCAAGGACGAGGAATTCCTGCTGATAAACTCGAAACAATTTTTGGCCGTTTTCAACAGGTAGATGCGTCCGACTCCCGCCAAAAGGGAGGAACTGGACTCGGACTCGCCATTTGTCGTACTATTGTACAGCAACATAGCGGTCATATTTGGGCCGAGAGTACACTGGGAGAAGGAAGCACTTTCTTTGTGCGTTTACCTGTTTTGGCGGAAGCAGGAGAAGACCCTCACCCTTCTGTCATTGAAATTAATTCAATCTGACATTTATTAACCTTTTTCAAAAATTTCTACTTCCTATTTAACCTTAATAAAATGACAACAAAACGGATTTTATTGATTGATGATGAAGACGATATTCGAGAAATTGCCCAACTCAGTTTAGAAATGATTGCAGGTTGGCAGGTTTTTTTAGCAAATTCGGGACGCAAAGGCATTCAAACTGCCCAAAACCAACAACCGGATGCGATTCTTTTGGATGTGATGATGCCGGAATTAGATGGGTTAGCAACCTTTCAATCTTTACAAGCTGACCCCATAACTCAGGAAATTCCGGTTATTTTACTCACCGCTAAAGTTCAATCCTCTGACCAACGCAAATTCGCTTTATTAGGGGTGAGGGGTTTAATTACTAAACCCTTTGAACCTTTGACTTTAGCCGAACAAGTTGCTAAAATTTTGGGATGGAATTTCACTTAAAGGTTTTCAAGCCCATCTTCGCTGCAAACCATTAACTTTTGTAAAAAAACACGAACTTCTATCACTATTTCTACGGTCTTCACAAGATCTTCATATTTTGCTTCTATCTTAAAGAGTATAGTCCACCTGCTAACAGGAGACTATATGAAACTCACCTAGGAGGTGGAGACCATGCCCTCAGTCTATATCATGCTTCTGACCTTTGCTTTGGCTTCCATCTGGATTTATACACAAACCTCTAACGATATTCCCTTTGTGTTAGCGGGAGTTAGTGGCCTTGTCTGCTTAATTTGGGGTTTTGCATTTGCACATTGGAGCATTCAACTACTAATTGTACTGGGGTTGTGGCGTTTGTACAAATTTTATATGCCGGAAGAAATCAACTTGGGTTAATGTTGATTCCCTCTCTAATTATTGATTGACTTTGAATAACAAAAATCCCCCAAACACTACAAATTTGAGGGATTCTTGCTTTTTAGGGGATTGTTACTCAAAGGATTCTCAGGTTAACGCCCAGAATCTTTGAGTGTTTTGAGAAGAATTAGAAAAATTACATTAAGCCGAGTTGAGACAGAATTCCTTGACCCGTCAGGAGTTCCGTCGCTAAACCGATGGCGAATCCTAACATCGCTAAACGGCCATTCCAAGTTTCCGCGAAGTCTGTAAACCCAAACTTGGTGTCTTTGCTTTCCATAATTAATAACTCTCCTGTGTGCTTGAGTCAACTACATAAAAGTTAACACAACTTTCCCAAGTTTGCAACTTTTAGTTAAGAAAGCTTGACAAATCCCCAAAACTCTGTTCTCCCGTAGGGTGCGTAAGCAACGCGCACGCACCTGACTGAAGTTCTCCCGTAGGGTGCGTAAGCAACGCGCACGCACCTGACCCAACTACAAGATCAAGGTTGCAGATTTCTTCGCATTATGCTAAGATCATTTAAAAAATGTTAATTTCTAATGATTACATTAAATTACTCACAAGTTTTCCTCCGCGCCCTATAACATCTGAGGAAGAATTAGAATTGACTCAAACTAGGATTGATCAATTATTAGATCAGGGGAAACTGAGTCAAGATGAAAAAGACTATTTGAATGTGTTAGGCGCTTTAGTTTATGAATATGAACAACAGCAAGAACCTATTCCTGATATTTATGGAGTAGAATTGCTCAAAAGTTTAATCGAAGATAATGGTTTACGTCAAAAAGACTTAGTTTCGATTTTTAAAACTGAATCTATCGTCTCGGATATTCTCAACGGAAAACGAGAACTCACGAAACGACATATTGAAGAATTAGCTCAATTTTTTCATGTTTCTCCTGCGGTTTTCTTTCCTATAAATTAAATGAAAAAAATGAACTCTCAATATAGTATTTTAATTCAATGGTCAGATGAAGATCAAAAATATGTGGTGAGTTTACCTGAATTTGGGCCTTATGCTCATACTCACGGGGAAACCTACGAAGAAGCCTTAAAAAGTGGTCAAGAAGTATTAGAACTTTTAATTGAAGATTATCAGGCGAGAGGAAAAGAACTTCCTAAGCCTTTAACAATTCCAGTCTAGTTGATCTTCATAAATCAGTTTATTAGTTAGGGATTTTAACCATAAAAATCTTCATCTAAAATTTGCTCAATTGAAAACGGACAAATTTGAGGATATTCTTCTTGATTAGGAATACGAACCCCAAATTGAGCGCGTTTTCCTTCTTTAATTGCTAACCGACGACCATCAACATAAGCCGTTTCCAGGGCAGTTTTTAAATAAGATTTTAAAGAAGGAGTTTGTTGCAGTTGCTTTTGAACACGCTGACGATGTTCATCAACGGAATTATACCAACTTCCTTTGATCATTTCTGGCGCATCTTTTTGCACCCTTAACTTTAGTAAATGCGCCAGCAAAACCATCAAATTACTTTCCAGGCGATTTTTTTCCGATTTTCCCAACTCGGTTAACTCCTCAACTAAATGTTCCATATCCACAGCAGCAAAATCGCCTTGTTGTAACTGTTCAATTGTTTGCTGAAGCCAAAGTTGAAAATCTTTTTCATAGAGATATTTAAGCATTTTTCCAACCCTTTAAAGTTAATTCAAGAACCCATGACAGCAGGCGGTTGACGGATGATTGAACTCATTGTCCCCCAAATGTGTAAAAATCAAGTACGGTAATATTGGAAATTGAGAGTAAACTGTGAGTTCAACTGTCGCACTGCCAACAGATACACAAACAACGGTCAATCTGTCTCGTCGTCCTGTTTTTCCCTTCACCGCAATTGTCGGCCAGGAAGAAATGAAACTGGCTCTGATTTTAAATATTATCGATCCTAAGATCGGTGGTGTGATGATTATGGGCGATCGCGGTACGGGAAAATCAACGACGATCCGCGCCTTAGCTGACCTACTCCCGGAAATTGAAGTCATCGCCGATGACCCCTTTAATAGTCATCCCACCGATGCGGAAATGATGAGTGATAGCGTCCGAGAACGTCTGAGTCAACATCAACAGGTTCCCGTGTCCCGCAAAAAAGTGCCTATGGTAGATCTACCGTTGGGGGCCACAGAGGATCGGGTTTGCGGTACGATTGATATTGAAAAAGCCTTATCGGAAGGGGTAAAAGCCTTTGAACCGGGACTTTTAGCCAAAGCAAACCGGGGGATTTTATATGTAGATGAGGTCAACCTCCTCGATGATCACTTGGTTGATGTGTTATTAGACTCGGCGGCCAGTGGTTGGAACACCGTTGAACGGGAGGGAATTTCAATTCGTCACCCCGCACGGTTTGTGTTAGTGGGTTCTGGAAACCCCGAAGAAGGGGAATTAAGACCGCAATTATTAGATCGGTTTGGAATGCACGCCGAAATTAGAACCGTCAAAGAGCCGAATTTGCGAGTTAAAATTGTTGAAGAACGGACTTCTTTTGATCAAAATCCTGAAGTTTTTTTAGAAAAGCATATTAATGATCAACATCAATTACAACATAAAATTGTAGAGGCTCAAACCCTGCTTTCTTCTGTAGAAATTGATTATGATTTGAGGGTAAAAATTTCTCAAGTTTGTTCAGAATTAGATGTAGATGGTTTACGGGGAGATATTGTTAGTAACCGAGCCTCCAAAGCCTTAGCCGCATTAGAAGGACGAACAGAAGTAACTATTGATGATATTCAACGGGTAATTACCTTATGTTTACGTCACCGTTTGCGGAAAGATCCGTTAGAAACAATTGATTCTGGTTTTAAAGTGCAGAAGGTTTTCCGTCAAGTATTTGGTTTACCTGAAGAATAGTAATCGTAGGGGCGGGGTTCTCCCGCCCTTACTGACTGAAGAATAGTAATCGTAGGGGCGGGGTTCTCCCACCCTTACTGACTGAAGAATAGTNTCCCCGCCCTTATTAAGACAGGAATCATCAGGTCAGAAGACGCAAAATAGGAGGCAATCATCAAAATTTAATCATTATTATTAACAGCTATAACGATTAACTTCTTTACTGATAACGGAAGATGGGCGGGAGAACCCCGCCCCTACGGAAGATGGGCGGGAGAACCCCGCCCCTACGGATAACTGATTACTGTTGGTGCGTGCGCGGAGCTTACGCACCCTACATTTTATGAAAAAAATAATTTTAGGGTTTGATCCGGGTTTGGCAACATTAGGATTTGGAGCAATTGAGTGTGAAGTTGATGATAAAACTCAGGAACAAGAAGCGGTTTCTATGATTGATTTTGGGGTAATTAAAACACCAGCAAAAACGGAATTAGGGAAGCGGTTATGTATTATTTATGATGATGTTAACCAGTTATTAACCCATATTAAACCCGATTTGGCTATTGTGGAGAAACTGTTTTTTTATCGGATGGGAAATACGATTGCGCTTGCTCAAGCCAAAGGAGTGTTATTATTAGTCTTAGCTCAACACCAGATTCCGTTAGTCGAGTTTACTCCCGGTCAAGTTAAAAAGGCGTTGACGGGACATGGCAATGCGGATAAATATCAAGTTCAGCAAGCGGTTGCACGGGAATTGAATTTAACAGAAATTCCTAAACCTGATGATGCTGCGGATGCTTTAGCCGTTGCATTAACCGCTTGGTTTGATCCTGATATTATGTTTCAATATCAGTTATAGCAGTCGCGCAAACACGGTTAGGACAAAGATTAATGCTGAAAGCTAGGCTTATGTCCCTCTTTTTCTTTCTGTTTCCTGTTCCCAGATCCGATGTTCTCTACTATAATTCCCTGAAGTTTAACTGATTATTTATGATTATTCTAACTTCTCAAGAAATTGCTCAATTTCGCTCGCAACTGGCTGAATATTCCGTTGCTTTGGAAGCTTTAGATCAAATTGAAGATTGTGAAGGAGATCTCGAAGATGCGGCAATAGATATGGCAATTCGTGTGGGTCAATCACCCGATACTTCGGAAAATTGGTTAGATGGTTTAGCGAAACGATATCGCGTGAGTTTGTGTAATAAAGACTTCCGAGAAGAATTAATTCAAGGCAATATTAAAGCGATGGTAGAAGCTTTAATTGCAGAAAATCAATGCCCTGCATTATTAATTACTCCCGTTGTTCTTTATGCAGTAAAATCTGGAATTAATCAATTTTGTGAACCTTTAGAATATAAATTCTAATATCCCAGGGTGACGGGATGGTAACGTCCGCACCCGATTGATTCTAAAATTAAGGATATTGACTCAAAATCAGCAGAGTCTATTTTTTGAAATAAGGGAAACAGGCAAAAATATTAATAAACCCTGACGAAGTTAGATATTCGGTAACACAATAACCCCGAAAACGGAAATTTTAGCCTAAAATTGAGAATCAAATACCAACCGAATTCAGGAGTGATTTGTGAGTCCAGAAACCTTAGTCAAAGAAATCCCTGTTAGCAGTAATTTTAGTATTGATGACTTTAATTCTCAGGTCATGAATACCTACGCCCGTTTCCCCATTGCTTTAGAGCGGGGAGAAGGGTGTCGTGTTTGGGATACGAATGGCAAAGAATACTTAGATTTTGTCGCCGGAATTGCAACTTGTACCCTGGGACACGCCCATCCTGCCTTAATTGAAGCGGTGACAAAACAAATTAAAACCTTGCACCATGTTTCTAATTTATATTATATTCCCGTGCAAGGAGAATTAGCCAAATGGTTAACCGATCATTCCTGTGCAGATAAAGCATTTTTCTGTAATTCTGGAGCGGAAGCCAACGAAGGCGCGATTAAATTAGCTCGGAAATATGCCCATGAGAAATTAAATATTGAAGACCCAGTTATTATCACCGCCCATGCAAGTTTTCATGGTCGGACTTTAGCTACAATTACAGCAACAGGACAACCGAAATATCAAAAAGGTTTTAGTCCTTTAGTTCCAGGGTTTGTTTATGTTCCTTATAATGATATTGAAGCTTTAGAATCAACAATTGCTGATGTCGATAAAGATGGGCGACGGGTAGCCGCGATTATGTTAGAAGCCCTGCAAGGAGAAGGCGGTGTGCGTCCTGGAGATCTTGCATATTTCCAAAAAATTCGTCAAATTTGCGATCAAAAAGGCATCCTTTTAATCTTAGATGAAGTGCAAGTTGGCATGGGTCGTAGTGGCAAATTATGGGGGTATGAAAACTTAGGAATTGAACCCGATATTTTCACTTCAGCTAAGGGTTTAGGGGGTGGAATTCCCATTGGGGCGATGATGTGTAAAGCGTTTTGTGATGTTTTTGAACCCGCAAGTCATGCGTCTACCTTTGGCGGAAATCCTTTTGTTTGTGCGGTGGCGTTGGCAGTTTGTCAAACGTTAGAACGAGAAAATATTCTGGAAAATGTACAAAAACGGGGTGAACAACTTCGCAGCAAATTAACAGAAATTGCTCAAAAATATCCTAATTTAATTGCGGAAGTCCGAGGATGGGGTTTAATTAATGGTTTGGAATTAAAAGCTGATGTAGAATTAACTTCTCCAGAGGTGGTAAAAGTAGCAATGGAAGCCGGGTTATTATTAGTTCCGGCTGGCCCCAAAGTCTTGCGTTTTGTTCCCCCATTAATTGTGACGGAGGAGGAAGTTAATACAGCCTTAAAAGCGGTTGAAAATGCCTTAGAACAGTTAACAGCTTAATTGTAAAATTCCCTATTCTTTTTTCTGGAATCGAAAAAGAGTAGGGAATATTTTAGGGTTAATATAGTAATATTTGCTCTTTCCTGAATGTTATCAAGATCTTCTGGGGCGATCATATAGCAATCCCAAATAGGTTATAATAAGAAATTAGAGTTTAAAATTTAGCTAAAAGATAGCAATCCCTGCTAAAATTTTTACTAAACTTAAATGGGGTCACAATTTCATTAAGTTAATTATGGCTTACAATGATTTTACTTTAAAACAGTTGCAAAAACAATTTAATCTTAAAATTGAAGATCAAGTTGATTTATTTACGAATATTAATCCTGTTAGTCCTACTAAGCTCCTGCAAACGATTATTGAAGAGAATTTACCCTTGGCGATCGCCATTAGCACTGAAAAAGCTCGATCTGAATTGTTAATTATGCCCATCTTATTAGAGGTAAGGCGACAATTAAATAAAACCATTAGTTTATTTTCTGGTACAGAATTTAACGTTGATCCAAGTCAAGGATTAAATGGATATTGTGATTTTATTTTAACCCTTTCTCCTCAACAAATTACAATTAACTCGCCTATTATTACTATTATAGAAGCTAAAAATGAAAATATTAAATCCGGTTTAGGGCAATGTGCATCAGCCATGATAGCAGCCCAACTGTTCAACCAACAAGAAAATAATTTAATTCCCACTCTATATGGATCTGTCACAACAGGAACAGATTGGAAGTTTTTAACATTAGAAGAAAATCGTTTAAAAATTGATCGTCTTGATTATTATATTAATGATTTAAACAAAATTATAGGAATTTTAATTCATGCGATTAAAAGTTCTAGCTTGGCTGAATAATTAATTTATTGTTATACTCAATTGATGGAGGTAAACCCACAATGACCACAACAACGTTACTTTTACCTGAACAACGCACCCTTTTAAAACAAGTCAGTTGGAAAACGTTTATTAATTTATTAAACGATTTAGGAGATAATCGTTCGGCTCGTTTATATTATGATCAGGGAGTATTAGAGATTATGACCCCATTAGGAGAACATGAAAATAATAATCGGTTTATTGATGATTTAATTCGGGCTATAGCTGATGAATTAAACCTAAATCTCAAAAAAATGGGGTCTTTAACATTAAAACGAGAAGAACTTTTAAAAGGTGCAGAACCCGATTCTTGTTATTATTTAGAAAATGAACCGTTAGTTAGACATAAACAAAATATTGATTTAGAATCAGACCCGCCTCCTGATTTAGTTTTAGAAATTGATATCACTAGCAGTTCTTTAGATAAACGTCCGATTTATGCGGCTTTTGGTGTTCCTGAACTCTGGCGTTATAACGGGAGAAAATTAGAAGTATTTATTTTAGATAAAACAACTCAATCTTATCATAAATTAACTCAAAGTTCACATTTTCCTTGGCTACCTTTAGAACTCATTCCTCAATATATTCGTCAAAATTTAATCGATGGAGAAACTGCAACATTAAAAGCCTTTAGACGTTTTGTTAGACAGTTCATTCCTTCTTGAATAAGTAAGGTTAAATACCCTAACAATAGCAACATATTGAATTTTTGTATAAGTTTCCTTATTCAGCTTGACCGATTAAAATAAAACCAGCCCAATCTTGAGGATTTGGATAATTTTTCATCGTGATTAACATCGCTTGACGCAAAGCTTGGGCTTTATCATTAGTTTGTTGAAGTTGCTGATAAAATGTTTGCATCAGTTCAGCAGTTTGAGTATCAGGAACTTTCCAAAGAGAAACAATTAAACTCGGAATACCAGCCGCTATTAAGGAACGAGATAAGCCTAAAATTCCATCACTGGTAATGGTTCCTGCTCCTGTATTACAAGCACTTAAAACCACTAAATCAGCCGTTAAATTTAAGCGCAGAATTTCCTCAGAGGTGAGTAACCCATCATCGGAAGCCGAGGGAGAAAGAGCGATCGCACCGGGAATTCCAGACTCGGTTAAATCACTCAAAATTCCGTGAGTGGCGAGATGAATATAACGGGCATTTTCTATCCGTTGAATCACGTTAGATTCGGTTGCTTTTTCACCTAATAACGGTTCAGTTTGAAGCAGTTTAGCAATGGCGATCGCTTCTTTTTCACTAGCGGGAAGCGGTTGTAAAAATTGGGGTTCTTCACCAGGTAATAAAGCTACTTTAGGCATTTTGGGATTCCCCAAAACTAAGGCTATATTCCCCCCATTTCTGGGCTGTTGTTTTTGTTGATCTGCGGTTAATTGTAACAGTTGAATGGACGGAGAAGTTAAAATCGTATGCTTTTGAATTAGATAATTTCCCTGTTCATCTACTAAAGCCGGAAAGGGAACTAATAATAAGTCTTGATGGGGAATAAAAATGATCCGATCTTGGGGATTTTTAGGTAATAAATCTGCTATAGGTTCAATTAAAAGCTGATACAGTTTATTTAATTGTTTATTTGTCACATTATCTGCTGTTAGTGCTGAAATTTCTGAATCTAGGTTAGCACGATTTCCCCGAATTAGCTCATTTAAAGAAGGGAGCGGTGGCAGTTCTTCGGGACTTAACATCGGAACAAGGTTATCTGTCTTTAAATCCGTTAAATCAACAGACCGAAACTGCACCGCACCATCGGGTTTTATCACCCAAATTAATAAGGTAGAATTTTGCTTAAATTGATCAACAATAACCGAATATTCAACTAACGTCGCGTTTTGTAGTTTAGCAATTTTTTGAACATCCGAAAAGTTAGGCGATTTTATAGAAATAGACGTTAATTTTTCCGGTGATATCTTTTGCGCTACTAACTCAACAAACGCTCTAGCTCGACCTCGCTCAGAAACTTCTAAAGCTTTTTCGATTTGTTTTTGCTCAATTAATACCTGTTGCAAAACGCCATAACTTTTCGATAAGGTTTCAAAGAAAGAGACTTTATTAGCATCACTTAACCCAGGACGTAAAGACTCAACAATCTCAATGGCAGAATAAAGGGTTTGAGTGGCTTCAGCCAGTTTTACGACTTCAAACTCAGCGACACCTAAATTAATTAATGTTACCGCTTCACCCCGTTTATCTTGGATTTTTCGGCGCATTTCTAAGGCTTTTTGATAGAACTCAAACGCTTGAGGATACTGATTCTGAATGCGATAAATATAACCAATATTATTCAAAGCTTGCCCAACCGCTTCTAAATCTCCCACTTTTTCCATCATCGGCAAGCCTTCTTGATATAAAATAAAGGCTTTTTCATAATCTTTAAAACGTTCATAAACTGCCCCTAAATTAATCGTTAATTGACCAATACCTTGAGTATCCTGTTCTTGTTTGGCTAATTTTAAGGATTGCTCAAAAGCAAGTTTTGCTTGTTCATATTCCCCTAAAGAAATATAAGCTGACCCGATATTATTAAAAAGAATTCCTTCCGTCCGAGCATCATCTAAGGTTTTAATAACCGTTAAGGCTTGTTGAAAGTAAGATAATGAGTTTCGATGCTGTCCTAAAGCTTGATAAATCGCACCTAAATTTGATAATATATTAACTTCTCCCGACGTTTCGCCCAATTTCTGAACTA
Coding sequences within it:
- a CDS encoding PAS domain-containing sensor histidine kinase; the encoded protein is MKMINQNSQTETQFIASLQAVNQRLIQEIQERQRVEEALRESSERLKTLINAMPDLVCFKDGSGRWLEANQAILELFQLNTLDYQGKSDTELAELVEQVHGTTLYRNALIACQQSDEQAWKTKQLSQQEEIIPTSDGTLKVFDVIKVPLFNPNGERKGLVILGRDITERQKTEDAYKRLAAIVESSEDGIMGKTIEGKIMSWNQGAEQIYGYSEAEVKGRLFSFLTLPERFKEMPQILASIQSGGSIDHYETVHIRKDGQHIDVSLTISPIKDAQGNITGLSTISRDISYRKRIEKTLEQLRHQNELILDSAGEGICGLNREGKITFANPAATRMTGYTVRELLMSDWHKITEKGINVSPIPSQTWQQKPISVPHKNPDHQQDSQIFATLKDGQVRHVTDEVFWRQDGTFFPIEYVSTPIENQGEIIGAVVTFKDITERQAMEKMKDEFISVVSHELRTPLTSIHGALGLLASGLLDTQPERAKRMLEIAVTNTTRLVRLINDILDLERMQAGQITLDKKACNLADLMLQATNEMMGIAEKTGVKILMKPLDVRVWAAPDRIIQMLTNLLSNAIRFSSVESCVWFNATRSPSSLEVLITVQDQGRGIPADKLETIFGRFQQVDASDSRQKGGTGLGLAICRTIVQQHSGHIWAESTLGEGSTFFVRLPVLAEAGEDPHPSVIEINSI
- a CDS encoding response regulator yields the protein MTTKRILLIDDEDDIREIAQLSLEMIAGWQVFLANSGRKGIQTAQNQQPDAILLDVMMPELDGLATFQSLQADPITQEIPVILLTAKVQSSDQRKFALLGVRGLITKPFEPLTLAEQVAKILGWNFT
- a CDS encoding chlorophyll a/b-binding protein is translated as MESKDTKFGFTDFAETWNGRLAMLGFAIGLATELLTGQGILSQLGLM
- a CDS encoding helix-turn-helix domain-containing protein produces the protein MTQTRIDQLLDQGKLSQDEKDYLNVLGALVYEYEQQQEPIPDIYGVELLKSLIEDNGLRQKDLVSIFKTESIVSDILNGKRELTKRHIEELAQFFHVSPAVFFPIN
- a CDS encoding type II toxin-antitoxin system HicB family antitoxin, which produces MNSQYSILIQWSDEDQKYVVSLPEFGPYAHTHGETYEEALKSGQEVLELLIEDYQARGKELPKPLTIPV
- a CDS encoding DUF29 domain-containing protein, which codes for MLKYLYEKDFQLWLQQTIEQLQQGDFAAVDMEHLVEELTELGKSEKNRLESNLMVLLAHLLKLRVQKDAPEMIKGSWYNSVDEHRQRVQKQLQQTPSLKSYLKTALETAYVDGRRLAIKEGKRAQFGVRIPNQEEYPQICPFSIEQILDEDFYG
- the bchI gene encoding magnesium chelatase ATPase subunit I; this encodes MSSTVALPTDTQTTVNLSRRPVFPFTAIVGQEEMKLALILNIIDPKIGGVMIMGDRGTGKSTTIRALADLLPEIEVIADDPFNSHPTDAEMMSDSVRERLSQHQQVPVSRKKVPMVDLPLGATEDRVCGTIDIEKALSEGVKAFEPGLLAKANRGILYVDEVNLLDDHLVDVLLDSAASGWNTVEREGISIRHPARFVLVGSGNPEEGELRPQLLDRFGMHAEIRTVKEPNLRVKIVEERTSFDQNPEVFLEKHINDQHQLQHKIVEAQTLLSSVEIDYDLRVKISQVCSELDVDGLRGDIVSNRASKALAALEGRTEVTIDDIQRVITLCLRHRLRKDPLETIDSGFKVQKVFRQVFGLPEE
- the ruvC gene encoding crossover junction endodeoxyribonuclease RuvC yields the protein MKKIILGFDPGLATLGFGAIECEVDDKTQEQEAVSMIDFGVIKTPAKTELGKRLCIIYDDVNQLLTHIKPDLAIVEKLFFYRMGNTIALAQAKGVLLLVLAQHQIPLVEFTPGQVKKALTGHGNADKYQVQQAVARELNLTEIPKPDDAADALAVALTAWFDPDIMFQYQL
- a CDS encoding aspartate aminotransferase family protein; this translates as MSPETLVKEIPVSSNFSIDDFNSQVMNTYARFPIALERGEGCRVWDTNGKEYLDFVAGIATCTLGHAHPALIEAVTKQIKTLHHVSNLYYIPVQGELAKWLTDHSCADKAFFCNSGAEANEGAIKLARKYAHEKLNIEDPVIITAHASFHGRTLATITATGQPKYQKGFSPLVPGFVYVPYNDIEALESTIADVDKDGRRVAAIMLEALQGEGGVRPGDLAYFQKIRQICDQKGILLILDEVQVGMGRSGKLWGYENLGIEPDIFTSAKGLGGGIPIGAMMCKAFCDVFEPASHASTFGGNPFVCAVALAVCQTLERENILENVQKRGEQLRSKLTEIAQKYPNLIAEVRGWGLINGLELKADVELTSPEVVKVAMEAGLLLVPAGPKVLRFVPPLIVTEEEVNTALKAVENALEQLTA